The bacterium DNA segment AAAGACTGGATCCGGTGGTTGTCGCAGTCCACGATATAAAGGTTCCCGCTTTCATCCAGAGTGATTCCCTGGGGATTATAAAACTGATTGTCCCCGTTCCCGCTGCTGCCGCCTGAACTTTGAAAAACTCCGTCCAGGGAAAATTCCTGGAAACGGTCATTGCCGGAATCGGTGACGAAGATCTGACCGTTGGAGCTGATGGCGATGCCGGAGGGCGAATCAAACTCCCCTTCATTTTCGCCGTAGGATCCCCAGCTGGAAAGATATTCACCCTGGGGTGAAAAGACGCAGATCCGGTTATTTCCGGTGTCAACCACATAAAGGCGGCCTTCGCCGTCAAAGACCAGGCCCCGGGGTTTGCGCAGCTGGCCGGGCTGGCTGCCGGACTGGCCGATAGTTTCCAACATCAGTCCGTCGGAATTCAAGGTGTAGATCATGTCCTGCGATTGGTCGCTGAGATAGATGTTGCCGTTGGCGGCAATGACGATCCCGTAGCAGCGGGATGAGTCCGGCAGGGGGAGCTGGTACAACTGGATGCCTTCCTGGTCGGACACCAGTATCCGGCGGTTGCCGCTGTCCACCGTGTAGATGTTGCCGTCAGGAGCAATGGTCAGTGAAACCGGGTCGTCATAATCAGCCGAGTCCTGTCCAAAACGGCCCCAGCTTTGCAGAGGCTCAAGCTCGGGGCTGAATTTTTGGACCCGGTCATTTCCCAGCTCCGTCACATAGATGTGGCCCTGCCCATCCAGCGCCACCCCGGCAGGAAAGGAATACTCGCCGGGGTTGTCCCCGAAATCGGCCCTGGCCCAGACCGGCAGCAACAACAGCAGGGCCAGATAATATTTGATCATTTTATTCATCACTACCAAGCATAAATTAAAATCATTGTTTTGTCAAGTACCAATTTAAAATACGCCGAGGTGGCCCTGCCGCTGCCTGGCAGCCGTCCATTTACTTATGAGATCCCGGAGAAAATGGGGGGCAGTCTTTGCCCGGGGATGCGGGTGCGGGTGCCTTTGGGCAGCCGGGAGATGATGGGCTATGTGGTGGGGCTGTCCGGGACCACCGGTCACAAAGCCAAACTCATACTGGAAATCCCAGATCAGGAGCCGGTTTTAAGCCCAGGCCTGCTGGAACTCACCGGCTGGGCCGCTTCCTATTACGGCTGCGCCTGGGGCGAGGCCATCAGGGCCGCTCTGCCTCCGGGACTGGATGCCAGGCAAAAGGCGCTGATCTCCGTCAGGGAAGGGGCGGTGAACGATGAGGTTGAGCCGGAAGGCCTGGCCTTGCTGGATCTGCTTAAGGAACGGGGGGAGAGCGCCGAATATTTCATCCTTCAGCGTTTTGGCCCCGGGATCAAGCCGGTGATCAACCGGCTGGCGGCCAAAGGAACCCTGGAAAGAAGGCTGGCCTGGCAGAAACCGGTTGCAACCAAACTGCAAAGGTGGCTGATTTTCAGGGATCTGGCAGAGCTCCCGGCCCGGGCGCTTAAGCAGAGGGCGCTGCTGGAAAAACTGAGCCGGGAAAAGGAGATCCCCCCGGACGGGATATCAACCGGCCAGGCCGCCGCCGCCGCTTTGGTGAAAAAAGGTCTGGCCAGCTGGGAGAGCCGCCAGTCGGTAAGGCTGCCCCGGACCGATTACGCCGAAACAGCCAAAGCCGAACCGGTCCTGACCGGAGAACAATCCCAGGCCCTGGAACTTATCAGCCGTGATCTGGAACAAAGAAGATTCAGGGTGAACCTGATCCACGGCGTCACCGGAAGCGGCAAGACCGAACTCTACCTTCAGGCCGCCCGGCAGGCTGTCAAGCTGGGGCGCTCGGTGCTGATACTGGTGCCGGAGATAGGACTGACCTCCCAGATGATATCCCGGGCCCAGTCCAAGCTGGGGCAGGTGGCCCTGTGGCACAGCGGGATGAGCCAGGGCGAAAGGCTGGATGCCTGGGAAATGCTAAGGCAGGGGAAAGTGCGGGTGGTGGTGGGAACCCGTTCGGCGGTCTTTGCCCCTTTGCCGGACCTGGGACTGATAGTGGTGGACGAGGAGCACGATCCTTCCTACAAGCAATCAGACGCCCGGCCATATTATCACGCCAGGGACCTGGCCATTGTCCGGGCCAAGGCCGAAGGGGCTTCGGTGATACTGGGCTCGGCCACGCCCTCGGTGGAAAGCTACCATAAGGCCGAGGCCGGAAAATTCCGGCTGTTCCGTTGGGAAAAGAGGGCGGGAAATTCAATGCTGCCCCGGGTGGTGCTGGTGGACCTGAAATCCCAGTTATCAGGACCGGGCCTGATCTCGGCCCCGCTGGAGCAGGCCATCTCAGACGCTTTGGGGCAAAACAGCCAGGTGATGCTGCTTTTGAACCGGAGGGGTTTTGCCCCCTATGTCCAATGCCGGCGCTGCGGGCAGATCGTCAGCTGCCCCAACTGCAGCATCAGCCTGACCTATCATCTTAAGGGCCCCAAAATGCTCTGCCATTACTGCGGATATTTCCGCAAACCATTGGATGCCTGTCCGGCCTGCCATTCCGGGGATTTTGTTTTCAACGCCAAAGGGGTTCAGGGGCTGGAAGAGGAACTGGGGAAAAAGTTCCCCAAAGCCGGAGTGCTGCGGATGGACGCCGATACCACCGGGCGCAAGGGGGCGCACCAGCGTTTGCTGCAGAGCTTCTACAATAAGGAAGCCATGATCCTGCTGGGAACCCAGATGATCGCCAAGGGGCATGATTTCCCGGGGGTCTCGCTGGTGGGCATCATCAATGTGGATGACATTCTGGGCCTGCCCGATTTCAGGTCGCAGGAACGGGCCTTCCAACTGGTATCCCAGATGTCCGGGAGGGCCGGACGGGGGGAGCACCCGGGCCTGGTGATGGTTCAGACCAGGCTCCCCGAAAACCCGGTGATGGCCTGGGCCAAAGAGCACGATTACCAGGGCTTTTGGAAGCAGGAGATCAATGACCGGAGGGAGCATGGCTACCCGCCTTTCTCGCATCTGGCGCTGGTGACGGTATCGGCAGGCCAGGAACAGCCCGGGGCAAGCTTTGCCGGGCTGCTGGCCCAAAGGGCGCAATCAGTCAAAGGCGAAGCCGAGCTGCTGGGTCCGGTCCCGTCCCCGGTATTCCGCCTAAAGGGACGCTACCGCTGGCAGCTCCTGATCAAGGCCCCAAGGCCGTCGGTTCTGCAGGCGGTGATAAGAGGTCTGGACCTTCCGCTGCCCCCGGGGGTCAAAACCAGCGTGGAGATTGACCCGGTGTCACTGTTTTAAAATAATTAAAAT contains these protein-coding regions:
- the priA gene encoding primosomal protein N', which codes for MSSTNLKYAEVALPLPGSRPFTYEIPEKMGGSLCPGMRVRVPLGSREMMGYVVGLSGTTGHKAKLILEIPDQEPVLSPGLLELTGWAASYYGCAWGEAIRAALPPGLDARQKALISVREGAVNDEVEPEGLALLDLLKERGESAEYFILQRFGPGIKPVINRLAAKGTLERRLAWQKPVATKLQRWLIFRDLAELPARALKQRALLEKLSREKEIPPDGISTGQAAAAALVKKGLASWESRQSVRLPRTDYAETAKAEPVLTGEQSQALELISRDLEQRRFRVNLIHGVTGSGKTELYLQAARQAVKLGRSVLILVPEIGLTSQMISRAQSKLGQVALWHSGMSQGERLDAWEMLRQGKVRVVVGTRSAVFAPLPDLGLIVVDEEHDPSYKQSDARPYYHARDLAIVRAKAEGASVILGSATPSVESYHKAEAGKFRLFRWEKRAGNSMLPRVVLVDLKSQLSGPGLISAPLEQAISDALGQNSQVMLLLNRRGFAPYVQCRRCGQIVSCPNCSISLTYHLKGPKMLCHYCGYFRKPLDACPACHSGDFVFNAKGVQGLEEELGKKFPKAGVLRMDADTTGRKGAHQRLLQSFYNKEAMILLGTQMIAKGHDFPGVSLVGIINVDDILGLPDFRSQERAFQLVSQMSGRAGRGEHPGLVMVQTRLPENPVMAWAKEHDYQGFWKQEINDRREHGYPPFSHLALVTVSAGQEQPGASFAGLLAQRAQSVKGEAELLGPVPSPVFRLKGRYRWQLLIKAPRPSVLQAVIRGLDLPLPPGVKTSVEIDPVSLF
- a CDS encoding NHL repeat-containing protein, which gives rise to MNKMIKYYLALLLLLPVWARADFGDNPGEYSFPAGVALDGQGHIYVTELGNDRVQKFSPELEPLQSWGRFGQDSADYDDPVSLTIAPDGNIYTVDSGNRRILVSDQEGIQLYQLPLPDSSRCYGIVIAANGNIYLSDQSQDMIYTLNSDGLMLETIGQSGSQPGQLRKPRGLVFDGEGRLYVVDTGNNRICVFSPQGEYLSSWGSYGENEGEFDSPSGIAISSNGQIFVTDSGNDRFQEFSLDGVFQSSGGSSGNGDNQFYNPQGITLDESGNLYIVDCDNHRIQSFPTQ